Proteins from a genomic interval of Pseudodesulfovibrio nedwellii:
- a CDS encoding cytochrome c family protein, protein MLKRAVWYKGSLILVVAAFVVTVAMASVGRTNSGQYVGSESCGECHEEEYGNFIKFAKKAHSGKSVKIMASDLNQEELAECYSCHMTGYGQPGGFVSFEQTPGLADCGCEVCHGPGYDHVESGGDSDLIKGSLSMEDCTSCHNPQRIDAFDFKPLLYGGAH, encoded by the coding sequence ATGTTGAAGAGAGCGGTTTGGTACAAAGGAAGCCTTATTCTCGTTGTGGCCGCTTTTGTTGTCACGGTTGCAATGGCGAGCGTTGGTCGGACGAATTCCGGTCAATACGTTGGCTCTGAATCGTGCGGCGAATGTCACGAAGAGGAATATGGAAATTTTATAAAATTTGCGAAAAAAGCCCATTCGGGTAAATCCGTAAAAATTATGGCTTCTGACCTGAATCAGGAGGAGCTTGCTGAATGTTATTCCTGTCATATGACAGGATACGGTCAACCGGGTGGTTTCGTCAGCTTTGAGCAGACGCCGGGATTGGCCGACTGTGGTTGCGAGGTCTGTCATGGACCTGGCTATGACCACGTGGAGTCGGGAGGGGACTCCGATTTGATCAAGGGCAGCCTGAGTATGGAAGACTGCACTTCTTGTCACAATCCCCAAAGGATTGACGCGTTTGACTTCAAGCCGCTGCTCTACGGCGGGGCGCACTAG
- a CDS encoding AIR synthase-related protein gives MLCRIVVGLKQGVRDVLGERVARKIKSELGMDVQDIRIVNVFTLEGLSQEQVDMALERAALHDPVLHEVALKPLARDFDWIVEVGFRPGVTDNEGRTARETLGVALGLDKEALEGVKVYTSKQYLICADMNETDIQHVSKDLLANELIQRYEYKSTGTWKSDPGFEAKAARVTGQASDEVVIIPLSTMSDQEMTDFSRANTLALSLREMHDIRSYYADSAVRTERESMGMSVDPTDAEIEVLAQTWSEHCKHKIFSAKISYENTETGKTIELSSLYKTFIQGSTKQIRERNAAIREGGDYCLSVFKDNAGVIGFSDTMNVCVKMETHNSPSALDPYGGALTGIVGVNRDPMGTGIGANLLCNTDVFCFADPFYEGELPPRLLHPRRVFEGVREGVEHGGNKSGIPTVNGSIVFDERYLGKPLVYCGTIGTMPVTVAGKPSHEKCALPGDIIVMSGGRIGADGIHGATFSSEELHEGSPATAVQIGDPITQRKMYDFLMRARDRGLYNAITDNGAGGLSSSVGEMAEDSGGFDMDLAKAPLKYDGLKPWEILISEAQERMTMAVPPEKLDDFMALSVEMDVESTALGHYTDSGKYLVRYGDKIVTCLDMEFLHNGVPQMELTAIWERPEFVKDEVPVPEDQSGLLKDMLGRLNICSKEYVVRQYDHEVQGKSAIKPMVGVKADGPSDAGVIRPEFGTDKGLVVSHGICPQFSDYDTYWMMANAIDEGIRNAVAVGGDVNYMAGCDNFCWCDPVQSESTPDGRYKLAQLVRANQALAHYCLGFGVPCVSGKDSMKNDYKGGGQKISIPPTVLFSVIGVIPDVNKCLTSDFKKGDDLVYVLGLTRPELGGSEVVQQLGFSNPDVPQVDLISAKTRYEAVFAATQNDLITACHDCSDGGLGVALAEMCIGGRLGAEVDLSKVPTCGDMNVTSLLYSESASRFVVSVDSANKDAFEKQFAGQTFACIGKVTDDPQLIVEYADNTVLREEVDALAGAFKATLDW, from the coding sequence ATGTTGTGTCGTATCGTCGTTGGACTAAAGCAAGGCGTCCGTGACGTGCTGGGTGAGCGAGTCGCCCGCAAGATCAAGAGTGAACTTGGTATGGATGTTCAAGACATTCGCATTGTCAATGTTTTTACTCTGGAAGGATTGTCGCAGGAGCAGGTTGATATGGCTCTGGAGCGAGCAGCCCTGCACGATCCGGTTCTGCATGAAGTGGCACTTAAGCCGCTGGCACGTGATTTTGACTGGATTGTCGAGGTCGGGTTCCGTCCTGGTGTGACTGACAACGAAGGTCGTACCGCTCGGGAAACACTCGGTGTGGCTCTCGGGTTGGACAAAGAGGCTTTGGAAGGGGTCAAGGTTTATACCTCCAAACAGTACCTCATATGCGCTGACATGAACGAGACTGATATTCAGCATGTGTCCAAGGACCTGTTGGCCAACGAATTGATTCAGCGGTATGAGTACAAGTCCACGGGAACATGGAAGTCCGATCCCGGCTTTGAGGCCAAGGCTGCTCGTGTTACAGGGCAGGCTTCCGACGAAGTGGTCATTATTCCCTTGTCCACCATGTCCGATCAGGAAATGACAGACTTTTCTCGCGCCAATACCTTGGCCTTGTCTCTGCGTGAGATGCATGACATCCGCAGTTACTACGCTGATTCTGCAGTCCGAACCGAGCGTGAGTCCATGGGCATGTCTGTGGACCCCACTGACGCAGAGATTGAAGTGCTGGCCCAGACATGGTCCGAGCACTGCAAACATAAGATTTTCAGCGCGAAGATTAGCTATGAGAACACTGAAACTGGCAAGACCATAGAGCTTTCCAGTCTTTACAAGACGTTCATTCAGGGTTCCACCAAGCAGATTCGCGAGCGTAATGCCGCCATCCGGGAAGGCGGTGACTACTGTCTGTCGGTTTTCAAGGATAATGCCGGTGTCATTGGTTTTTCCGACACCATGAATGTGTGTGTGAAGATGGAGACGCATAACTCTCCCTCCGCCCTTGACCCTTACGGCGGAGCATTGACAGGCATCGTGGGTGTTAACCGTGATCCCATGGGCACAGGTATTGGTGCGAACCTCCTGTGCAACACCGATGTGTTCTGTTTTGCCGATCCTTTTTATGAAGGCGAATTGCCTCCGAGATTGCTGCATCCCCGTCGTGTGTTCGAAGGTGTTCGTGAAGGCGTTGAACACGGCGGCAACAAGTCCGGTATTCCCACGGTGAATGGTTCCATTGTGTTCGATGAGCGTTATCTCGGTAAGCCTTTGGTTTACTGCGGTACCATCGGCACCATGCCGGTAACCGTGGCAGGTAAACCTTCCCACGAGAAATGCGCGTTGCCTGGCGACATCATTGTCATGTCAGGTGGTCGAATCGGTGCGGACGGTATTCATGGTGCAACGTTCTCCTCTGAAGAACTGCACGAAGGAAGTCCGGCCACAGCCGTCCAGATTGGCGACCCCATTACTCAGCGCAAGATGTATGATTTCCTTATGCGTGCCCGTGATCGCGGCCTGTATAACGCCATCACCGACAACGGTGCGGGCGGCTTGTCCTCCTCCGTGGGTGAGATGGCCGAAGATTCCGGTGGGTTTGATATGGATCTTGCCAAGGCCCCGCTCAAGTATGACGGATTGAAGCCTTGGGAAATTCTTATTTCCGAAGCGCAGGAACGCATGACCATGGCTGTCCCGCCTGAGAAACTCGACGACTTCATGGCTCTGTCCGTGGAGATGGATGTTGAGTCCACGGCTCTTGGCCATTATACCGATTCCGGCAAGTATCTGGTCCGTTACGGTGACAAGATCGTCACCTGTCTGGATATGGAATTTCTGCATAATGGCGTGCCGCAGATGGAACTGACCGCCATTTGGGAGCGGCCCGAATTTGTAAAAGATGAAGTTCCGGTTCCTGAAGATCAAAGCGGTCTGCTTAAGGACATGCTCGGCAGACTTAATATTTGTTCTAAGGAATACGTGGTCCGTCAGTATGACCATGAAGTTCAGGGCAAATCCGCGATCAAACCCATGGTGGGCGTCAAGGCTGACGGTCCGTCTGATGCCGGTGTGATTCGTCCTGAATTCGGCACGGACAAGGGGCTGGTTGTCTCCCACGGTATCTGTCCGCAATTCTCTGACTACGACACCTATTGGATGATGGCCAACGCCATTGATGAAGGTATTCGTAACGCCGTGGCTGTTGGCGGTGACGTCAATTATATGGCCGGTTGTGACAACTTCTGCTGGTGCGACCCGGTTCAGTCCGAATCCACCCCTGATGGTCGTTACAAGTTGGCTCAGCTGGTGCGTGCGAATCAGGCTCTGGCTCATTACTGCCTCGGTTTTGGTGTTCCATGTGTCTCCGGCAAGGATTCCATGAAGAACGATTACAAGGGCGGCGGCCAGAAGATTTCCATTCCGCCGACCGTGCTGTTCTCGGTCATCGGTGTTATCCCGGACGTAAACAAGTGCCTGACTTCGGATTTTAAGAAGGGTGACGATCTTGTGTATGTGCTCGGTCTGACTCGTCCTGAGTTGGGTGGTAGTGAAGTCGTGCAACAACTTGGATTTTCCAATCCCGATGTACCTCAGGTCGATCTGATCTCCGCAAAAACTCGGTACGAAGCCGTCTTTGCAGCAACGCAGAATGATTTGATCACCGCCTGTCACGACTGCTCTGATGGTGGTTTGGGCGTGGCTCTGGCTGAAATGTGTATCGGTGGCCGTCTGGGAGCCGAAGTGGACTTGTCCAAGGTTCCCACCTGCGGCGACATGAATGTGACCAGCCTACTTTATTCCGAGTCTGCTAGCCGATTTGTGGTGTCTGTTGATAGTGCAAATAAGGATGCTTTTGAAAAACAGTTCGCGGGCCAAACTTTTGCTTGCATAGGCAAAGTAACTGATGACCCTCAACTTATTGTTGAATATGCCGATAATACAGTGTTGCGGGAAGAGGTTGATGCTTTGGCAGGGGCGTTTAAAGCAACATTGGATTGGTAG
- a CDS encoding polyprenyl synthetase family protein, which yields MEELLRYFQRELPEINGFLDKEADQLNGLVRDVAKHIIGSGGKRIRPLLTLLFARSLGYDKDDHHAIACSLELLHSATLLHDDYLDDAELRRGRPAAHLVFGRTETILAGDALLALANEMAARYGNAKLSWLLAKGTMETAVGEIEEIAFSKDPSLDRQTYMEIIIGKTARLIECACRCGAVLAGATPEQEDAAGEYGLNLGIAFQLVDDALDYASPTSETGKPEGGDLKEGKVTLPLILLMEEGDEAGCETLLEALKEKSLTDEQCQDLLAQVREGRYSEKTREEAAAYVEKAKACLDGFEPGEELSVLKQAADFVLTRTK from the coding sequence ATGGAAGAACTTTTACGATATTTTCAACGAGAACTCCCTGAGATCAACGGTTTTCTCGACAAAGAGGCCGATCAGCTGAATGGGCTGGTCCGGGATGTTGCCAAGCATATTATCGGCTCTGGCGGTAAACGTATCCGGCCCCTACTCACCTTGTTGTTTGCCCGTTCGCTCGGGTATGACAAGGATGATCATCACGCCATTGCCTGTTCGCTTGAGCTGTTGCATTCGGCCACACTGCTGCATGACGACTATCTCGACGATGCCGAGTTGCGGCGTGGCAGACCTGCTGCGCATCTGGTCTTTGGCCGTACCGAGACTATTCTGGCAGGCGATGCCCTGTTGGCCTTGGCCAATGAGATGGCTGCCCGCTACGGCAATGCCAAGCTTTCCTGGTTGCTGGCCAAAGGCACCATGGAAACCGCTGTGGGCGAGATCGAGGAAATAGCTTTTTCCAAAGATCCTTCTTTGGACCGTCAGACCTATATGGAAATCATCATCGGCAAGACAGCTCGACTCATTGAGTGTGCCTGTCGATGCGGTGCTGTTTTGGCCGGGGCGACTCCAGAACAGGAGGATGCAGCCGGTGAATACGGTCTGAACCTTGGCATCGCATTCCAATTGGTGGACGATGCTTTGGATTATGCGTCTCCCACTTCCGAGACCGGCAAGCCTGAAGGCGGCGATCTTAAGGAAGGTAAGGTCACATTGCCGTTGATTTTGCTCATGGAAGAAGGCGATGAAGCCGGGTGTGAAACTCTGCTGGAGGCCCTCAAGGAGAAGTCGCTGACAGACGAGCAGTGTCAAGATCTTTTGGCGCAGGTGAGGGAAGGCCGATATTCGGAGAAGACTCGCGAAGAGGCCGCGGCGTATGTGGAGAAGGCCAAGGCGTGTTTGGATGGTTTCGAGCCTGGGGAAGAACTCTCCGTGCTTAAACAGGCTGCGGATTTTGTGCTGACCAGAACCAAGTAA
- the mqnB gene encoding futalosine hydrolase: MIVVVTATPNEMKAVFPDAPRMAQGEMVEHDFNGHTLLLAVTGVGLVNTALILGALLERDDVDGVVNMGIAGAYDLDEFPMLSTCYCWQETWPEYGLLDEEGSVDPKGIGFPQGQADGQIVWNRVKLNPVNDAKVMELTLGDKWLRASSVTVSSVTGTPERAGWLKVSCNANVENMEGFGMAYGTKRADMPFLEVRTISNMVGSRDAEDWDLKGALRRLGEAAETLFTA; encoded by the coding sequence ATGATTGTAGTAGTGACGGCAACCCCCAATGAGATGAAAGCTGTTTTTCCTGATGCGCCGAGAATGGCACAGGGGGAAATGGTGGAACATGACTTCAATGGGCACACCCTGCTTCTGGCCGTGACCGGTGTGGGGCTGGTGAATACGGCCTTGATACTCGGAGCTCTTCTGGAGCGGGATGATGTAGATGGTGTGGTCAACATGGGTATTGCCGGAGCCTATGATTTGGATGAATTCCCCATGTTGTCCACCTGCTATTGCTGGCAGGAAACATGGCCCGAATATGGTCTGCTGGATGAAGAGGGGAGTGTTGATCCCAAGGGGATCGGGTTTCCGCAGGGTCAAGCTGATGGGCAGATCGTCTGGAATCGGGTCAAGCTGAATCCGGTGAATGATGCCAAAGTTATGGAACTGACGCTGGGGGACAAATGGCTGCGTGCCTCTTCTGTCACTGTCAGTAGTGTAACTGGTACTCCCGAGCGGGCAGGCTGGCTCAAGGTGTCCTGCAATGCCAACGTGGAGAATATGGAAGGCTTCGGAATGGCTTATGGCACCAAACGGGCGGATATGCCCTTTTTGGAAGTGAGGACCATTTCCAATATGGTCGGTTCCCGTGATGCCGAGGATTGGGATTTGAAAGGAGCGCTCAGGCGGCTCGGCGAGGCTGCCGAAACGCTTTTTACCGCGTAA
- a CDS encoding nucleotide sugar dehydrogenase has translation MSMISFDQLKSKADSIAIVGLGYVGLPLAVALGRHFNVIGVDVSEKRVAELNQRIDRTNEVDFSTVGDDVDLTFSADLADLAKARLILVAVPTPIDEFRSPDLRPVKGASESVGKHLQRGSVVVYESTVYPGLTEEICVPILEAESGLKCGEDFWVGYSPERINPGDKIHRLETIVKVVAGQNEESGKLLQDVYGTVVKAGTHLAPDIRTAEAAKVIENTQRDLNIALMNELALIFDTMGIDTLDVLEASGTKWNFLPFRPGLVGGHCIGVDPYYLTFKAEAMGFHPHVILAGREINDNMGKFIAESTIKRLINNDCKIKGARIGVLGLTFKENVPDLRNTRVVDILEELNDYGVDILVHDAEADHEEARDVLGIELCELDEMRNLDALILAVSHDEYATIPVADLKGWFANPDTALIVDVKGFFDRAELEAEDIAYWRL, from the coding sequence ATGAGCATGATTTCTTTTGATCAATTGAAGAGCAAGGCCGACAGTATCGCTATTGTTGGACTGGGTTATGTGGGATTGCCACTGGCCGTGGCTCTGGGGCGTCATTTCAATGTTATTGGTGTCGATGTCTCCGAAAAGCGTGTGGCAGAATTGAACCAGCGTATCGACCGTACCAATGAGGTGGACTTTTCCACGGTTGGTGACGATGTGGATTTGACCTTTTCGGCCGATTTGGCTGATTTGGCGAAGGCTCGGCTTATTCTGGTGGCTGTGCCGACACCCATCGACGAATTTCGTAGCCCTGATTTGCGTCCGGTTAAGGGTGCGAGTGAGTCTGTGGGCAAGCATTTACAACGTGGTTCCGTGGTCGTTTACGAATCCACGGTATATCCCGGCCTGACTGAAGAAATTTGTGTCCCGATCCTTGAAGCCGAGTCCGGTCTCAAGTGCGGCGAGGATTTCTGGGTGGGTTATTCTCCCGAGCGGATTAATCCCGGCGATAAGATTCACCGGCTGGAGACCATCGTCAAGGTTGTAGCTGGCCAGAATGAGGAGTCCGGCAAGCTGTTGCAGGATGTTTACGGTACCGTGGTCAAGGCTGGAACACATCTGGCCCCGGATATTCGTACGGCGGAAGCTGCCAAGGTTATCGAGAACACTCAGCGCGATCTGAATATTGCGCTTATGAATGAACTTGCTCTGATTTTTGATACCATGGGCATCGATACGTTGGATGTACTCGAGGCCTCCGGTACAAAATGGAATTTCCTGCCTTTTCGCCCTGGTTTGGTGGGCGGACACTGTATCGGTGTTGATCCGTATTATCTGACCTTCAAGGCCGAGGCCATGGGATTCCACCCTCATGTTATTCTAGCTGGTCGTGAGATCAACGATAATATGGGCAAGTTTATTGCCGAATCCACCATCAAGCGGCTTATCAATAATGACTGCAAGATCAAGGGTGCCCGTATTGGTGTGCTCGGTTTGACTTTCAAGGAAAATGTGCCAGATCTGCGCAATACGCGGGTGGTCGATATCCTTGAGGAATTGAATGATTACGGCGTGGATATCCTGGTGCATGACGCCGAGGCGGATCATGAAGAAGCCCGTGATGTTTTGGGTATCGAATTGTGTGAGCTGGACGAAATGCGAAATTTGGATGCGTTGATACTGGCCGTGTCTCATGATGAGTACGCGACTATCCCGGTTGCTGATTTGAAAGGGTGGTTTGCCAATCCCGACACCGCACTGATTGTGGATGTGAAAGGCTTTTTCGACCGCGCAGAACTTGAAGCTGAAGATATCGCATATTGGCGATTGTAA
- a CDS encoding DUF2065 domain-containing protein, whose amino-acid sequence MNIDWSLLILAVGLAFVFEGIPYFLFAERMPLMLIRLAEQPPKFLRFIGLAAIILGLLVISFGRSLHP is encoded by the coding sequence ATGAACATCGACTGGTCGCTTCTTATCCTTGCGGTGGGGTTAGCCTTTGTTTTCGAAGGCATTCCCTATTTTCTCTTTGCCGAGCGCATGCCGCTCATGCTTATTCGACTGGCTGAGCAACCACCAAAGTTCCTGCGGTTCATCGGTCTAGCCGCAATTATTCTCGGCCTGCTCGTTATTTCGTTTGGACGCTCTTTGCACCCTTAG
- a CDS encoding ubiquinone/menaquinone biosynthesis methyltransferase: protein MTKPECQSHTGASTHAEHGKRVADMFGRIAGWYDFLNHALSLGQDIYWRYRLAKAARPAPDGIVLDLAAGTMDVSVELLRQYPGCKVAALDFALPMLENGKVKKLKKGRESRIFPVQADGRALPLPDESMSAATIAFGIRNILPREDAYAEFYRVLKPGARLCILEFGTGSKRVWKGLYNFYLDKLLPFIGDRISGDPFAYRYLAETIKSFPDERALGNELLSAGFERVYNVPLMSGIVYLHVAEKPVQTVKASAPEGALIPKTTVPKKKAAPKKAAEKAKKNPIKKKPKGAKSVQTK, encoded by the coding sequence ATGACCAAGCCAGAATGCCAATCCCACACTGGCGCGAGTACCCACGCAGAGCATGGCAAACGAGTGGCCGACATGTTTGGTCGAATTGCCGGATGGTATGATTTCTTGAATCATGCCTTGTCGTTGGGGCAGGATATTTATTGGCGTTATCGTTTGGCTAAGGCTGCGCGGCCTGCCCCTGATGGTATCGTGCTCGATCTTGCTGCCGGGACCATGGATGTTTCCGTGGAACTGCTCAGACAATATCCGGGATGCAAAGTTGCGGCCTTGGATTTCGCGCTGCCCATGCTTGAGAATGGCAAGGTAAAAAAACTCAAGAAAGGCCGTGAATCGCGTATTTTCCCGGTTCAGGCTGATGGTCGAGCACTGCCTTTGCCTGATGAGTCCATGTCAGCGGCCACTATCGCCTTTGGTATCCGTAACATCTTGCCGCGTGAAGATGCCTATGCCGAATTTTATCGGGTGCTCAAGCCCGGTGCACGACTTTGTATTCTTGAGTTCGGAACAGGCTCCAAGCGGGTCTGGAAAGGGCTGTACAATTTTTATCTCGACAAATTGCTTCCTTTCATAGGAGACCGGATTTCCGGTGATCCTTTCGCGTATAGATATCTCGCAGAGACCATCAAGAGTTTTCCAGATGAGCGAGCGCTCGGTAATGAACTGCTTTCAGCTGGATTCGAGCGTGTCTATAATGTGCCGTTGATGTCTGGCATTGTGTATTTGCATGTGGCTGAAAAGCCTGTCCAAACGGTAAAGGCTTCAGCCCCCGAGGGTGCGCTGATACCGAAGACGACTGTGCCCAAAAAGAAAGCCGCCCCGAAAAAGGCGGCTGAGAAAGCAAAGAAAAATCCGATCAAGAAAAAACCTAAGGGTGCAAAGAGCGTCCAAACGAAATAA
- a CDS encoding TetR/AcrR family transcriptional regulator: MSKETTRNKILFAASDVFCEKGFDKTRVRDICAIADVNVAAVNYHFGDKQNLFYRVLALWMEEFVEKADLQKRMDTKTTPEEKFREYIYAELGSLCVYNDPEGLTLNRVRLILQELTAEDHKPEVFECHKELEQKVIYPVIKELISPCEDPEVIHNACIAATSMTTHYFLMAMDDPKFALQTIEDLDFSTDFLTTFALGGLKAIKEKCHV; this comes from the coding sequence ATGAGCAAAGAAACGACACGGAACAAGATACTTTTTGCAGCAAGCGACGTCTTCTGTGAAAAAGGTTTTGACAAGACAAGAGTCCGCGATATCTGTGCTATCGCCGACGTCAACGTCGCGGCCGTCAACTATCATTTCGGCGACAAGCAGAACCTTTTCTATAGAGTTCTCGCCCTCTGGATGGAGGAGTTTGTCGAAAAAGCCGACCTTCAAAAACGCATGGATACCAAGACAACGCCAGAAGAAAAATTCCGCGAATACATCTACGCCGAACTGGGTTCTTTATGCGTATACAACGACCCCGAGGGGCTCACATTAAACAGAGTCCGGCTCATATTGCAGGAATTGACTGCTGAAGATCACAAACCTGAAGTCTTCGAGTGCCACAAGGAGCTGGAGCAAAAAGTCATATATCCAGTCATCAAAGAACTGATCTCTCCCTGCGAAGATCCCGAAGTCATCCACAATGCCTGCATCGCCGCCACATCCATGACGACCCATTATTTCCTCATGGCCATGGATGATCCAAAGTTCGCCTTGCAAACCATAGAGGACCTCGACTTTTCGACGGACTTCCTGACCACGTTCGCCTTGGGCGGACTTAAAGCCATCAAAGAGAAATGCCATGTATAA
- a CDS encoding efflux RND transporter periplasmic adaptor subunit — translation MYKKYLTLVSLCAIMLVTTGCNDTPTEAKMIESKAVRVVTSKVEPITMIDMLNLPGATEPDDDVCVSSESSGTVIWLGVKEGDRVKRNALIGRLDVSSSGARFDQAKATKKLVTEQLRRRRELLKKGVLAKEEFDRMEAELARSEASLREMQVNVEYGVVRAPISGIVNHLYLDRGERVKAGDMFVDIVDPSVIRTTINVPEMDIPYIKKGLEVTVTVDAIPGRVWKGVVDFISFKADNASKTFETRVLTDNPDGAIRAGMLARVSLERRVLKNAVTTPLYAIINQGGERLLYVEEDGVARARTIEIGVVEGDHAQVTKGLKIGDKLIVSGHTLVEDGTKVNAQ, via the coding sequence ATGTATAAAAAATATCTTACTCTCGTATCCCTGTGCGCCATCATGCTTGTCACCACAGGCTGTAACGACACACCCACCGAAGCGAAAATGATCGAATCCAAAGCGGTCAGGGTCGTCACCTCAAAGGTTGAACCGATCACCATGATCGACATGCTCAACCTGCCCGGTGCAACAGAACCAGACGACGATGTCTGCGTGTCCTCGGAAAGCTCCGGTACTGTTATATGGCTCGGCGTCAAGGAAGGAGACCGGGTAAAAAGGAACGCCCTTATCGGCCGACTGGATGTCTCTTCCAGCGGCGCACGGTTCGATCAGGCAAAGGCCACCAAAAAGCTCGTCACCGAACAGCTCCGTCGTCGTCGCGAACTCCTGAAAAAGGGTGTTCTGGCCAAAGAGGAATTTGACCGCATGGAAGCTGAACTGGCCCGTTCCGAAGCCTCCCTGCGCGAAATGCAAGTCAACGTTGAATACGGCGTGGTCCGTGCTCCCATTTCCGGGATCGTCAACCACTTGTATCTGGATCGCGGCGAACGGGTGAAGGCCGGTGACATGTTCGTGGACATTGTTGATCCGTCCGTCATCCGCACGACCATCAACGTGCCTGAAATGGATATCCCTTATATCAAAAAAGGGCTGGAAGTGACTGTCACCGTGGACGCCATCCCCGGCCGCGTCTGGAAAGGCGTTGTGGATTTCATCTCTTTCAAAGCAGACAATGCATCCAAAACCTTTGAAACTCGCGTACTCACCGATAATCCTGACGGAGCAATCCGCGCAGGCATGCTCGCCCGCGTCTCTTTGGAGCGTCGCGTCCTCAAAAACGCAGTTACCACTCCACTTTACGCCATCATCAATCAGGGTGGGGAACGACTGCTCTACGTTGAAGAAGATGGCGTGGCCCGTGCCCGTACCATCGAAATCGGCGTTGTCGAAGGCGACCACGCACAAGTCACCAAAGGCCTCAAGATTGGCGACAAGTTGATCGTATCAGGTCACACACTGGTTGAAGACGGAACCAAGGTGAACGCACAATGA